The following are from one region of the Endozoicomonas sp. 4G genome:
- a CDS encoding S8 family peptidase: protein MSPPGAALYTLPEVVQRLKPQFDDVVERQSLLIEEVCPRDYSVSKLTLHPSYISKSHFPRTLLREMGVHSIGSKADEVLPDKWTRKGKPKSTPSTSLFIAGKRHQLAEFSNKLYQINMDTPGASDLLKVWSVESIPESTKVKKSDIDSEGYFEAGLQLMPEGSSEFIKHSFIEYAGSLGFSVEKEWAIGVSSLWFIPLIGEPDRVGQLAQHSFVRVVRPLPMLRSFRPIIRSMPISAEANLPSSEPYSSDVRVAILDGGLPQKHALTPWVNNYIISDSSAQDCADGPAHGVAVTSAFLFGPLSPDVEAQRPFSYVDHHRVLDSGASHENRLELYRTLTHIEDILMSRQYEFINISLGPDLPVDDDEVHPWTSLLDTYLAEGDTFLTIAAGNNGEMDEQEGLCRIQVPSDCVNAVAVGAADKTISDWQRASYSAKGPGRAPGRVKPDLLAFGGSINEYFHVTSDDGLARLTPTCGTSFASPYLLRKAVGVRAILGHSVSPLAIKALLVHSAEQGGHDPHHVGWGKAPESINQIIESPDGVARILYQGELFPGKYLKVPLPIPKEGIKGKVKIKATCCFSTPVDPQDTSMYTKAGVEITWRPKPKPIKSESFFKQKKVATEAELRSDAGKWESVLHAEKTKFGSSLQDPAFEIHYMARDGGDSISGAKAPTINYAFIVSLEAPKHSEIFNDILRAYSNVLTEIQPRISTPIPVQL, encoded by the coding sequence ATGAGTCCTCCGGGGGCGGCACTGTACACGCTACCAGAAGTAGTGCAGAGACTGAAACCACAATTTGACGATGTGGTTGAAAGGCAATCTTTGCTTATAGAGGAGGTTTGTCCTAGGGATTACAGTGTTAGCAAGCTCACTTTGCACCCATCATATATTTCAAAGAGTCACTTTCCTCGCACTCTGCTCAGAGAGATGGGGGTGCATTCAATTGGTAGCAAAGCGGATGAAGTATTGCCAGATAAGTGGACCAGGAAGGGAAAGCCTAAAAGTACTCCTTCTACGAGCCTGTTTATCGCAGGGAAAAGGCATCAGCTTGCAGAATTTTCAAACAAATTATACCAGATCAACATGGATACACCTGGCGCTAGTGATTTGTTAAAAGTATGGAGTGTTGAGTCGATTCCAGAGTCTACCAAAGTAAAAAAATCGGATATAGATTCTGAAGGATACTTTGAAGCTGGGCTGCAACTTATGCCTGAAGGGTCTTCTGAATTCATTAAGCATTCATTCATAGAATACGCTGGATCCCTTGGGTTTAGTGTCGAGAAAGAATGGGCTATAGGTGTCTCCAGCTTATGGTTCATTCCACTGATCGGAGAGCCTGATAGGGTGGGACAGTTGGCTCAACACTCTTTTGTTCGGGTCGTCAGACCATTGCCCATGCTCAGATCTTTTCGCCCCATAATTAGGTCTATGCCTATTAGTGCAGAAGCCAATTTGCCTAGTTCAGAACCGTATTCATCTGATGTCCGGGTTGCAATTTTGGATGGAGGTTTGCCACAAAAGCATGCTCTCACTCCTTGGGTCAATAATTACATAATCTCAGATTCGTCTGCGCAAGATTGTGCTGACGGCCCCGCGCATGGGGTGGCTGTGACATCAGCATTTTTGTTTGGGCCACTGTCGCCAGATGTTGAAGCCCAACGCCCATTTTCATATGTTGATCACCATAGGGTTTTAGACAGTGGCGCTAGTCACGAAAATCGTCTTGAGCTTTACCGGACATTAACTCATATCGAAGATATTTTGATGTCTAGGCAATATGAATTTATCAATATAAGCCTTGGCCCAGACCTGCCCGTTGATGATGATGAAGTTCATCCATGGACATCGCTTTTAGATACCTATCTTGCTGAAGGGGATACCTTTTTGACGATAGCTGCCGGAAATAATGGTGAAATGGATGAACAAGAAGGGTTATGCAGAATACAAGTGCCTTCTGATTGTGTAAATGCAGTCGCAGTTGGTGCAGCTGATAAGACTATCTCTGATTGGCAGAGAGCTTCATACAGTGCGAAAGGGCCTGGTCGCGCGCCTGGGCGTGTTAAGCCTGACCTACTGGCATTTGGCGGATCTATAAATGAATATTTCCATGTTACCAGTGATGATGGATTAGCAAGGCTAACCCCAACCTGTGGAACAAGTTTTGCCTCTCCATATTTATTGAGAAAAGCTGTTGGGGTGCGGGCAATACTGGGCCATTCAGTCTCTCCATTGGCAATTAAGGCGCTGTTGGTGCATTCTGCTGAGCAGGGTGGTCATGACCCTCATCATGTTGGTTGGGGGAAGGCTCCTGAGAGCATTAATCAAATTATTGAATCACCTGACGGAGTGGCTCGCATACTTTATCAAGGTGAGCTTTTTCCTGGAAAGTATTTGAAAGTTCCACTTCCTATTCCTAAAGAAGGCATAAAAGGGAAAGTAAAAATTAAGGCTACCTGCTGTTTTTCAACACCCGTTGACCCTCAAGATACCTCTATGTACACCAAGGCTGGAGTTGAGATCACTTGGAGACCGAAACCTAAACCGATCAAATCAGAATCATTTTTTAAACAAAAAAAGGTAGCAACGGAGGCAGAGCTAAGATCTGATGCTGGCAAATGGGAATCTGTTCTGCATGCAGAGAAAACCAAATTCGGCTCATCACTACAAGACCCCGCGTTTGAAATACATTATATGGCGCGAGACGGTGGTGACAGTATTTCGGGAGCGAAAGCCCCAACAATCAATTACGCCTTTATTGTGTCGCTTGAAGCACCAAAGCACTCGGAGATTTTTAACGATATTCTCAGAGCTTACTCAAATGTTTTGACTGAAATTCAACCACGCATATCTACTCCAATCCCCGTACAGTTGTAG
- a CDS encoding AAA family ATPase: protein MANEELVSISRLALSGKEADLRMYLAKQVRKLRKKDPETAGKLEELLKSHPARSNGVLRKASSFSGRQSDSEPLNEVGGVSLLKSFGISEVFDSPLLQSQVAYSLEQVLQERSSLKLLTANGLQPTSSLIFQGPPGVGKTMTAQWLAAQLKLPFYILDLTAVMSSYLGKTGSNLRSAIEFAKTHPCVLLLDEIDAIAKKRSDEADVGELKRLVTVMLQELEQWPSEGLLIAATNHPELVDPALWRRFDMEVTFTIPTKEHVKKAILRYLGQDQDSFKPWMELLVDSLKGKSYSHIKRVIFQLRRLKLIDPNRFESEAITYMKPSLGELSSKERINFAVRLVREFGLTQQKAAKVSHVSRDTIRKRIQEFKS from the coding sequence ATGGCAAATGAAGAATTAGTCAGTATTTCAAGGCTGGCGCTATCAGGAAAAGAGGCTGATCTTCGCATGTATCTTGCGAAGCAGGTGAGAAAGCTCCGAAAAAAAGATCCAGAAACTGCTGGGAAGCTAGAAGAACTCTTAAAAAGTCATCCTGCCAGATCAAATGGAGTATTACGAAAAGCCTCCTCTTTTTCAGGGCGGCAGAGTGACTCTGAGCCTCTCAATGAGGTTGGAGGGGTATCACTATTAAAGTCTTTTGGTATTTCAGAAGTCTTCGACTCTCCGCTCTTACAATCACAAGTCGCTTACAGTCTAGAGCAGGTTCTACAAGAGAGAAGCTCTTTAAAACTCTTGACCGCCAATGGCCTTCAGCCAACCAGCTCTCTTATTTTTCAAGGTCCTCCTGGTGTCGGAAAAACAATGACTGCTCAATGGCTCGCTGCGCAGCTGAAACTACCATTTTATATTTTGGATCTTACAGCGGTCATGAGCAGCTATTTAGGCAAAACAGGTAGTAATTTAAGAAGCGCGATAGAGTTTGCTAAAACTCATCCATGTGTACTTCTTTTGGATGAAATTGACGCCATTGCTAAAAAGAGAAGTGATGAGGCTGATGTTGGAGAGCTTAAACGGCTTGTCACCGTTATGCTACAAGAGCTTGAGCAATGGCCATCTGAAGGCTTGTTGATTGCTGCTACAAATCACCCAGAGCTAGTTGACCCCGCTTTATGGCGAAGGTTTGATATGGAAGTGACGTTCACAATTCCTACGAAAGAGCATGTAAAAAAAGCGATCCTCAGATATCTAGGGCAGGATCAGGATAGTTTTAAGCCTTGGATGGAGCTACTGGTCGATAGTCTGAAAGGTAAATCATATAGCCATATTAAGAGAGTTATTTTCCAACTTCGCAGACTAAAGCTTATTGATCCTAATCGTTTCGAATCAGAGGCGATTACCTACATGAAGCCAAGTTTGGGTGAGCTCAGTAGTAAGGAGAGGATCAATTTTGCTGTCAGACTTGTGCGCGAGTTCGGTCTAACCCAACAAAAGGCTGCAAAAGTGTCGCATGTCAGCAGGGACACTATCAGAAAAAGAATCCAAGAATTCAAATCTTGA
- a CDS encoding type I restriction-modification system subunit M N-terminal domain-containing protein, which yields MGSRSPTAINSERFISQSHNNLAAFIWSVADLLWGGFKQSQYGRIILPFTLLRLLECVLAPSKASVQAKYGQVKSMNLPTDGKEKMLLPANRTTENPQGLTFLILRRWIFPNWG from the coding sequence CTGGGCTCCAGATCACCAACCGCCATAAATTCAGAACGCTTTATATCTCAATCCCATAACAATCTCGCTGCCTTTATCTGGTCTGTTGCTGACCTTCTCTGGGGAGGTTTCAAACAGTCCCAGTATGGTCGGATCATCCTGCCATTTACCCTGTTGCGCCTTCTGGAGTGCGTACTTGCACCGTCGAAAGCATCGGTGCAGGCTAAGTACGGACAGGTGAAAAGCATGAACCTGCCCACTGATGGCAAGGAGAAAATGCTGCTGCCTGCCAACCGTACAACTGAGAATCCGCAGGGACTGACTTTTTTAATACTTCGCAGATGGATCTTTCCAAACTGGGGTTGA
- a CDS encoding ammonium transporter, which produces MENLAQVSYALDTFYFLMSGALVMWMAAGFAMLEAGLVRSKNTVEILTKNVALFAIACTMYLLCGYAIMYPGANEGGILPVPGFLIGTENPVEAVTAGGADAPYHSARSDFFFQVVFVATAMSIVSGAVAERMKLWSFLLFAVFMTGFIYPVQGFWKWGGGFLDAANFQDFAGSGVVHLTGAAAALAGVLLLGARKGKYGKDGAVNAIPGANLPLATLGTFILWLGWFGFNGGSQLKLADVENANAVAQIFVNTNAGAAGGVIAALIVARILFGKADLTMALNGALAGLVAITAEPLAPDALSATLIGGVGGALVVFAILTLDKLRIDDPVGAISVHGVAGLWGLLAVPLTNNGATFGAQLLGIATIFGWVFFTSLIVWGVIKLILGLRITEEEEYQGADLTECGMEAYPEFMGKQ; this is translated from the coding sequence GTGGAAAATCTGGCTCAAGTGTCGTATGCACTCGACACTTTTTACTTTCTGATGTCCGGTGCGCTGGTAATGTGGATGGCAGCCGGTTTTGCCATGCTCGAAGCGGGTCTGGTTCGTTCTAAAAACACGGTCGAGATTTTGACTAAAAATGTCGCCTTGTTTGCCATTGCCTGCACCATGTATCTGCTTTGTGGTTACGCCATTATGTATCCGGGCGCTAACGAAGGGGGTATCCTGCCTGTTCCTGGTTTTTTGATTGGTACTGAAAACCCGGTTGAGGCGGTGACTGCCGGTGGTGCTGATGCGCCCTATCATTCTGCACGCTCAGACTTTTTCTTTCAGGTCGTTTTTGTTGCAACAGCAATGTCCATCGTTTCCGGTGCGGTTGCGGAGCGCATGAAGCTTTGGTCTTTTCTGCTGTTTGCCGTTTTTATGACGGGCTTTATCTATCCGGTACAGGGTTTCTGGAAATGGGGCGGTGGTTTTCTGGACGCGGCTAACTTTCAGGACTTTGCCGGTTCCGGTGTCGTTCACCTGACCGGTGCTGCTGCCGCACTGGCCGGTGTTCTGCTGCTGGGTGCCCGCAAAGGTAAATACGGGAAAGACGGCGCTGTTAATGCAATCCCCGGAGCCAACCTGCCGCTCGCTACCTTGGGCACGTTTATCCTGTGGCTGGGCTGGTTTGGCTTCAACGGAGGTTCTCAGCTGAAACTGGCAGACGTTGAAAATGCCAACGCTGTCGCCCAGATCTTTGTTAACACCAATGCTGGCGCTGCAGGTGGTGTTATTGCTGCCCTGATTGTCGCTCGTATTCTGTTTGGCAAAGCCGATCTGACCATGGCCCTGAATGGTGCTCTGGCAGGTCTGGTAGCCATCACAGCAGAGCCTCTGGCACCAGATGCACTCTCTGCCACTCTGATCGGTGGTGTCGGTGGTGCTTTGGTCGTGTTCGCTATCCTGACTTTGGACAAGCTGCGGATTGACGACCCGGTGGGTGCGATCTCGGTACATGGTGTTGCAGGGCTCTGGGGTCTGCTGGCAGTTCCTCTGACCAACAATGGTGCAACCTTCGGTGCGCAGTTGTTGGGCATCGCCACCATTTTTGGCTGGGTGTTTTTTACTTCCCTGATTGTCTGGGGAGTTATCAAGCTAATCCTTGGGCTGCGTATCACGGAAGAAGAAGAGTACCAGGGGGCTGATCTGACTGAGTGTGGTATGGAGGCTTATCCGGAGTTTATGGGGAAGCAGTGA
- the glnK gene encoding P-II family nitrogen regulator — MKLVSAIIKPFKLDDVREALSEIGVQGITVTEVKGFGRQKGHTELYRGAEYVVDFLPKVKLEIAIGDDLLDQVIEAISKAANTGKIGDGKIFVTPLEQAIRIRTSETGEDAI; from the coding sequence ATGAAGTTGGTATCAGCCATCATCAAGCCATTTAAACTGGACGACGTGCGAGAAGCTCTGTCCGAGATTGGTGTTCAGGGCATCACGGTCACTGAAGTCAAGGGATTTGGTCGTCAAAAGGGGCATACCGAACTCTACCGTGGTGCTGAGTATGTGGTTGACTTTCTACCCAAGGTCAAGCTGGAGATCGCCATTGGCGATGATCTTCTGGATCAGGTGATTGAAGCCATTTCCAAGGCGGCCAATACCGGAAAGATTGGTGACGGAAAGATCTTCGTCACCCCTCTGGAGCAGGCGATTCGGATCAGAACCAGCGAAACCGGCGAAGATGCCATCTGA
- a CDS encoding accessory factor UbiK family protein, which translates to MIDKASLIGNIAGKAGQVLGGKKSQTREDIEHNIKALVGGALAKFELVTRDEFDAQVAVLKHTRERLEALEKKVADLEKDEQSDACC; encoded by the coding sequence ATGATCGATAAAGCCTCTCTTATCGGTAATATTGCCGGCAAAGCAGGTCAGGTTCTGGGTGGGAAGAAAAGCCAGACCCGGGAAGATATTGAGCACAACATCAAGGCCCTGGTGGGCGGTGCCCTGGCCAAATTTGAACTGGTTACTCGTGATGAGTTTGATGCCCAGGTGGCAGTACTGAAGCATACCCGTGAAAGGCTGGAAGCCCTTGAAAAAAAAGTGGCCGATTTGGAAAAAGATGAGCAGTCTGACGCCTGCTGCTGA
- a CDS encoding ASCH domain-containing protein: MKVLLSIKPEYARKILDGEKRYEFRKAIFKDKRVSKVVIYATKPVGKVVGEFEIDDILQDKPTSLWKATKEYSGITHKFFSEYFSGRNKAFAIKVKNPSKYQEPLELSSIIAHGVPPQSFCYLR, translated from the coding sequence ATGAAAGTCTTATTATCAATAAAGCCTGAATACGCCAGAAAAATTTTAGATGGTGAAAAAAGGTATGAATTTAGAAAGGCTATTTTCAAAGACAAACGAGTCAGTAAAGTTGTCATTTATGCAACAAAGCCTGTTGGTAAAGTTGTTGGTGAATTTGAAATTGATGATATTTTACAAGATAAACCAACATCTCTTTGGAAAGCTACCAAAGAATATTCAGGCATTACTCACAAGTTCTTTTCTGAATATTTCAGCGGAAGAAATAAAGCCTTTGCTATTAAAGTTAAAAACCCATCTAAATATCAAGAGCCTTTAGAATTATCATCTATTATTGCTCATGGTGTTCCTCCCCAGTCTTTTTGTTACCTGCGCTGA